CTTCGCTGACGTTTGCGATAACCCGCATCGCTTTCACATTCGGTTTAATCAAATCTAAAGCTGGCATAGTTATGCTCCCTTAACGAGTCAGGTTGATGCCCGACGCTTTCTGCGCCAGCATACGTTTTGCAAGTTCGACAATCACAGCAGCCGCTTCAACAGGTGGCGTACCACCCCGGTGAATATTGGAGATACAGGTGCGGTCAGCTTCCACCGTCGTGGCGGTTTTTGGTGAATACACTGCGTAGCAAGATAAGCTTTCTGATTGCCCCAGCCCTGGACGCTCCCCTACCAGCAAAATCACCACTTTCGCGCCCAGCAATTCACCGATTTGGTCCTCGATCTTCACGCGCCCATAGCGGACAAAGAACGGTGTGCCAACATGCAGCCCGGATTGTTCCAGTCCCTGCAACAGCGGCGGTAAGATCTCGCCATAGTTAGCGGTGATAGCGTCGGTTGAAAGACCGTCAGAAATCACTACCTGAACGTCAGGGTTCTGTTTGCAACTGGTGCGCAGCGTTTCGATAGCGTTAGCACTTAAGCGACGCCCTAAATCTGGGCGGGTGAGATAGAGATTTTTGTCGCTGATTTCTGATTGCAGCTCCAGTAGCCCTTGCTGTTGAACCCATTCAGCTGGCACTTCTTTGAGAACGGTGTCCTTCGAGCGTGAATGGTCAGCCAGGAATCGTAATAACGCCTGCGTGCGCGGACGAGGGCCTGCACGCCCGGTACAAACACGTGCAGCGGTGCTGTGGCGCAGTTCTTCCAGCACCTCGGCACGATGAGGGTTCTTCACACCAATCCACATTTTGGCTTCAGTTGAGCCCAAATCCACGCTACAGCTTTCTTCTGTTATTTGAACAACGGCTTGCGTTACTGGCGTTGCGGCAATGGCAGGCTGTACGGCATTTTCCGGTTTATGCATCTGAGCCAGAACACTGC
The nucleotide sequence above comes from Buttiauxella selenatireducens. Encoded proteins:
- the eutC gene encoding ethanolamine ammonia-lyase subunit EutC: MDQKQIEEIVRSVLAQMHKPENAVQPAIAATPVTQAVVQITEESCSVDLGSTEAKMWIGVKNPHRAEVLEELRHSTAARVCTGRAGPRPRTQALLRFLADHSRSKDTVLKEVPAEWVQQQGLLELQSEISDKNLYLTRPDLGRRLSANAIETLRTSCKQNPDVQVVISDGLSTDAITANYGEILPPLLQGLEQSGLHVGTPFFVRYGRVKIEDQIGELLGAKVVILLVGERPGLGQSESLSCYAVYSPKTATTVEADRTCISNIHRGGTPPVEAAAVIVELAKRMLAQKASGINLTR